Proteins from one Impatiens glandulifera chromosome 2, dImpGla2.1, whole genome shotgun sequence genomic window:
- the LOC124928208 gene encoding uncharacterized protein LOC124928208, translating into MKAVSPSSSSSSPISIADLASCYCAIMLALILLTTASFPDHDHDLDQATGDMITTGSLMLNRPCDEIYVVGEGETLNTISDKCGDPFIVEQNPHIHDPDDVFPGLVIKITPHHQVPTPTRSS; encoded by the coding sequence ATGAAGGCGGtatcaccatcatcatcttcatcatcaccaATAAGCATAGCTGATTTGGCTTCTTGCTACTGCGCCATCATGTTGGCTCTCATCTTGCTAACCACTGCCTCTTTCCCGGATCATGATCACGATCTTGATCAGGCCACCGGCGACATGATTACAACCGGCAGCCTCATGCTCAACCGCCCTTGCGACGAAATTTATGTTGTCGGAGAAGGAGAAACTCTAAACACCATAAGCGATAAGTGCGGCGATCCCTTCATCGTCGAACAGAATCCTCACATCCATGATCCTGACGATGTTTTCCCAGGCCTTGTCATCAAGATCACTCCTCATCATCAGGTTCCAACTCCAACCAGATCATCATAG